Proteins from a single region of Thermodesulfobacteriota bacterium:
- a CDS encoding P-II family nitrogen regulator, giving the protein MKKIEAIIKPFKLDDVKDALNRLGVKGMTISEVKGYGRQKGHKEIYRGAEYVVDFIPKTKIEVIVEAAQTATVVDAIREAALTGKIGDGKIFVLPVEEVVRVRTGEKGPSAI; this is encoded by the coding sequence ATGAAGAAGATTGAGGCCATTATCAAGCCGTTCAAGCTCGACGATGTCAAGGATGCCCTTAACCGGCTCGGAGTCAAGGGCATGACCATCTCCGAGGTCAAAGGCTACGGCCGCCAGAAGGGCCACAAGGAGATCTACCGGGGCGCCGAGTACGTGGTGGACTTCATCCCCAAGACCAAGATCGAGGTGATCGTCGAGGCCGCTCAGACAGCGACGGTCGTGGATGCCATCCGGGAGGCGGCCCTCACCGGCAAGATCGGGGATGGCAAGATCTTCGTCCTGCCTGTGGAAGAGGTGGTGCGGGTGCGCACCGGCGAGAAGGGCCCGAGCGCTATCTAG
- a CDS encoding ammonium transporter, with protein MDKGNIAFMLVASALVMFMTPGLALFYGGLVRVKNVLGTVMQSFICLGIVSVLWVAYGYSLSFGTDLGGFIGSLEWAGLAGVGLAPGPYSDSIPHLLFCAFQLMFAIITPALITGAFAERMKFSAFVLFVILWSSLVYFPVCHWVWGGGWLAKLGALDFAGGTVIHINSAAAALVAALVIGRRRGYGKEAFHPHNLPMTVLGAGILWFGWFGFNAGSALAANETATLAFFTTQVATACAALSWVVAEKLIQGKPTTLGVASGAVAGLVAVTPAAGFVSPLSAMAIGLAAGVLCYLAVLLKSRLGYDDALDVVAVHGVGGLWGALATGLFASAALNPAGADGLLLGNAKLFFAQAAGAGAAVAYSMTVTFIILKIVDAVVGLRLSPEDEQQGSDLSQHSEIGYNL; from the coding sequence ATGGACAAGGGAAACATCGCTTTCATGCTGGTGGCCTCGGCCCTGGTCATGTTCATGACCCCGGGCCTGGCCCTGTTCTACGGCGGACTGGTACGGGTCAAAAACGTCCTCGGCACGGTGATGCAGAGCTTCATCTGCCTGGGGATCGTCTCGGTGCTCTGGGTGGCCTACGGCTACTCCCTGTCCTTCGGCACCGACCTGGGCGGCTTCATCGGCAGCCTGGAATGGGCAGGTCTGGCGGGGGTTGGCCTGGCGCCCGGACCCTACAGCGACAGCATCCCGCATCTTTTGTTCTGCGCCTTCCAGCTCATGTTCGCCATCATCACCCCGGCCCTCATCACCGGCGCCTTTGCCGAGCGGATGAAGTTCTCCGCCTTCGTGCTCTTCGTGATCCTGTGGAGCAGCCTGGTCTACTTCCCGGTCTGTCACTGGGTCTGGGGAGGAGGCTGGCTGGCCAAGCTGGGGGCCCTGGATTTCGCCGGCGGGACGGTGATCCACATCAACTCGGCCGCTGCCGCCCTGGTGGCGGCCCTGGTGATCGGCCGCCGCCGGGGCTACGGCAAGGAGGCCTTCCATCCCCACAACCTGCCCATGACGGTGCTGGGCGCCGGCATCCTCTGGTTCGGCTGGTTCGGCTTCAACGCCGGCTCCGCCCTGGCTGCCAACGAGACCGCCACCCTGGCCTTCTTCACCACCCAGGTGGCCACCGCCTGCGCCGCCTTGTCCTGGGTCGTGGCCGAAAAGCTGATCCAGGGCAAGCCCACCACCCTGGGCGTGGCCTCCGGGGCGGTGGCTGGCCTGGTGGCCGTGACGCCCGCCGCCGGCTTCGTCTCGCCCTTGTCGGCCATGGCCATCGGCCTGGCGGCCGGTGTGCTGTGCTACCTGGCGGTGCTCCTCAAGAGCCGTCTCGGCTATGACGACGCCCTGGATGTGGTGGCGGTGCACGGCGTCGGCGGCCTGTGGGGGGCGCTGGCCACCGGCCTCTTCGCCTCCGCGGCCCTCAATCCGGCCGGGGCCGACGGCCTCCTTCTCGGCAACGCCAAGCTGTTCTTCGCCCAGGCGGCGGGGGCCGGAGCCGCCGTCGCCTACTCCATGACGGTCACCTTCATCATCCTCAAGATCGTGGACGCCGTCGTCGGCCTGCGCCTGAGCCCGGAAGACGAGCAGCAGGGATCGGACCTCAGCCAGCACAGTGAGATCGGCTACAACCTGTAG
- a CDS encoding ATP-dependent RecD-like DNA helicase, which yields MTSPPALETAAAPPVEIQGVLERITFQNEDSGFTVARLAEAGKPSRDLTTVVGTLAGVPVGSTVALSGWWVKDARHGWQFKVNTWQLLTPNTVNGIERYLGSGLIKGVGPRFAARIVKAFGLDTLTILENEPEELLKVPGLGAKRLAGIRAAWQEQKAIHAIMIFLQGHGIPATYAVRIWKTYGQEALVKVTENPYRLAEDIWGIGFVTADRIAQALGIPSQDPRRARAGILHALNEAAGDGHCFLPADELLASAEQLLAVPRHLVADQIAPLAADGRLVVDQDAVYPAPLYHAERGAARSLGALVSGGTTFAINPAQAIPWAATRLKLAFAPEQAQAVEVALSHKAAVLTGGPGTGKTTILTALLLILEAKGATVQLAAPTGRAAKRLAEATGREAKTIHRLLEFDPSVRGFRRQADNPLSVDHLVVDEASMLDIVLANALFRAIPPAASLLLVGDVDQLPSVGPGAVLREIIASGRLPVVRLTRIFRQGEGSLISVNAARINRGEPLELLPDFKGDKDFYAIFRDEPEAIEAEILSLCRDRLPRRYGFDPVAEIQILAPMRRGLAGTDHLNSRLQEVLNPRGATLGGRSVFRVGDKVMQIRNNYDKEVFNGDLGLVQAMDREEGTLTVSFDGRRVTYELSELSELVLAYAITVHKSQGSEFPCIILPIHTSHYPMLQRNLLYTGVTRGRRLVVLVGSAKAVRMAIRSQREDCRHTRLATRLKA from the coding sequence TTGACCTCGCCACCGGCTCTTGAAACCGCTGCCGCCCCCCCTGTCGAGATCCAGGGGGTTCTGGAGCGGATCACCTTCCAGAACGAGGACAGCGGCTTCACGGTGGCCCGCCTGGCCGAGGCCGGGAAGCCCTCCCGGGACCTGACCACGGTGGTGGGCACCCTGGCCGGCGTGCCGGTAGGCTCAACCGTGGCCCTTTCCGGCTGGTGGGTGAAGGATGCCCGCCACGGCTGGCAGTTCAAGGTCAACACCTGGCAGCTGCTGACCCCCAACACCGTCAACGGCATCGAGCGCTACCTGGGCTCCGGCCTCATCAAGGGGGTGGGCCCCCGCTTCGCTGCCCGCATCGTCAAGGCCTTCGGCCTCGACACCCTCACCATCCTGGAGAACGAGCCCGAAGAGCTCCTCAAGGTGCCTGGCCTGGGAGCCAAGCGGCTGGCCGGCATCAGGGCGGCCTGGCAGGAGCAGAAGGCGATCCACGCCATCATGATCTTCCTCCAGGGCCACGGGATTCCTGCCACCTACGCGGTCCGGATCTGGAAGACGTACGGCCAGGAGGCCCTGGTCAAGGTCACCGAGAACCCGTACCGCCTGGCCGAAGACATCTGGGGGATCGGCTTTGTTACCGCCGACAGGATCGCCCAGGCCCTGGGCATCCCCAGCCAGGACCCGCGCCGGGCCAGGGCCGGCATCCTCCACGCCCTCAACGAGGCGGCCGGTGACGGCCACTGCTTCCTGCCCGCGGACGAGCTGCTGGCCAGCGCCGAGCAGCTCCTGGCCGTGCCGCGGCACCTGGTTGCCGACCAGATCGCGCCCCTGGCCGCCGATGGCCGGCTGGTCGTCGACCAGGACGCCGTCTATCCCGCGCCCCTGTACCATGCCGAGCGGGGAGCCGCCCGCAGCCTCGGCGCCCTGGTGTCTGGCGGCACCACCTTTGCCATCAACCCGGCTCAGGCCATACCCTGGGCCGCGACCCGTCTCAAGCTGGCCTTTGCGCCAGAGCAGGCGCAGGCCGTGGAGGTGGCGCTCAGCCACAAGGCGGCGGTCCTCACCGGCGGTCCGGGCACCGGCAAGACCACCATCCTCACCGCCCTGCTCCTGATCCTGGAGGCCAAGGGCGCCACGGTGCAGCTGGCGGCCCCCACCGGTCGTGCCGCCAAGCGGCTCGCCGAGGCCACGGGCCGGGAGGCCAAGACCATCCACCGGCTCCTGGAGTTCGATCCCTCAGTCCGCGGCTTCCGGCGCCAGGCCGACAACCCGTTGTCCGTGGACCACCTGGTGGTGGACGAGGCGTCGATGCTGGACATCGTCCTGGCCAACGCCTTGTTCCGGGCGATACCGCCGGCCGCCTCGCTGCTCCTGGTGGGAGACGTGGATCAGCTGCCCTCGGTGGGCCCCGGGGCAGTGCTCCGGGAGATCATCGCCTCCGGCCGCCTGCCGGTGGTGCGCCTGACCCGCATCTTCCGCCAGGGGGAGGGATCGCTCATCAGTGTCAACGCCGCCCGCATCAACCGGGGCGAGCCCCTGGAGCTGCTCCCGGACTTCAAGGGCGACAAGGACTTCTACGCCATCTTCCGGGACGAGCCGGAGGCCATCGAAGCCGAGATCCTCTCCCTGTGCCGAGACCGGCTGCCCCGGCGCTACGGCTTCGATCCGGTGGCTGAGATCCAGATTCTGGCCCCCATGCGCCGGGGGCTGGCCGGCACCGATCATCTCAACAGCCGTCTCCAGGAGGTGCTCAACCCCCGCGGGGCCACCCTGGGGGGCCGCTCCGTCTTCCGGGTCGGCGACAAGGTGATGCAAATCCGCAACAACTACGATAAAGAAGTGTTCAATGGTGATCTCGGCCTGGTGCAGGCCATGGACCGGGAGGAGGGTACCCTGACCGTGAGCTTCGATGGCCGGCGGGTGACCTACGAGCTGTCCGAGCTGTCCGAGCTGGTGCTGGCCTACGCCATCACCGTCCACAAGTCCCAGGGCAGCGAGTTTCCGTGCATCATCCTGCCCATCCACACCAGCCACTACCCGATGCTGCAGCGGAACCTCCTCTACACGGGGGTCACCCGAGGCCGGCGGCTGGTGGTCCTGGTCGGCAGCGCCAAGGCGGTGCGGATGGCCATCCGCAGCCAGCGGGAAGACTGCCGCCACACCCGCCTCGCGACTCGGCTCAAGGCCTGA
- a CDS encoding glucose-6-phosphate isomerase, with protein MSFHPLGIPLHRQPVCSLLRELAQEPFDLTRPGALSPERIAGLICRSGPVDVLYACQRVDGAVLDALQELADSSRAVDQFLLMKAGVVMNRIEGVESENRQVLHTAVRDIFQDRPAEPAATAKARQQLFRLATFLDRLDSGGLTNAAGQPFTDLVQIGIGGSDLGPRALCHALAAFRRPERRVHFIANVDPDDAAGVLASLDLSRSLVLVVSKSGSTLETLTNEALAREAFQQAGLDPARHFLAVTGPGSPMDDPGRYLESFHMEESVGGRFSATSMVGGVALGFALGYDAFLDILRGANDMDLAAEERDLRRNPALLLALLGVWNRSFLGCETLAVLPYSQALHRFTAHLQQCDMESNGKGITRQGQPVVGGTGPVVWGEPGTNGQHAFYQLLHQGTTLVPVEFIGFRHSQRDIDLLVQGTTCQDKLLANLLAQAQAMACGQKSANPNRAFAGNRPSSIIMAERLTPYTMGAILALYEAKIVFMGFIWDINSFDQEGVQLGKKLASRLLGHLEARRQNPRHDGAAGDPVGWALLAAADLVPPSSQPSPTREP; from the coding sequence ATGTCCTTTCATCCCCTTGGCATCCCCCTCCACCGGCAGCCGGTCTGCAGCCTTCTCCGGGAGCTGGCCCAGGAGCCGTTCGATCTCACCCGGCCCGGGGCCCTGTCGCCGGAGCGGATCGCAGGCCTCATCTGCCGCTCCGGGCCGGTGGACGTGCTGTACGCCTGCCAGCGGGTCGACGGCGCGGTGCTGGACGCCCTGCAGGAGCTGGCGGACAGCAGCCGGGCCGTGGACCAGTTTCTGCTCATGAAGGCCGGCGTGGTCATGAACCGCATCGAAGGGGTGGAGAGCGAGAACCGGCAGGTGCTGCACACCGCGGTCCGGGACATCTTCCAGGACCGGCCCGCCGAGCCGGCGGCCACGGCCAAGGCCCGGCAGCAGCTGTTCCGGCTGGCCACCTTCCTGGATCGCCTGGACTCCGGCGGCCTGACCAACGCTGCCGGCCAGCCCTTCACCGACCTGGTGCAGATCGGCATCGGCGGCTCCGATCTGGGCCCCCGCGCCCTCTGCCACGCCCTGGCCGCCTTCCGCCGGCCGGAGCGGCGGGTGCACTTCATTGCCAACGTCGATCCGGACGATGCCGCCGGAGTGCTCGCCAGCCTGGACCTGTCCCGGTCCCTGGTCCTGGTCGTCTCCAAGAGCGGCAGCACCCTGGAAACCCTGACCAACGAGGCGCTGGCCCGGGAGGCCTTCCAGCAGGCCGGCCTCGATCCGGCCCGGCATTTCCTGGCCGTCACCGGCCCCGGCAGCCCCATGGACGACCCTGGCCGCTACCTGGAATCCTTCCACATGGAGGAGTCGGTGGGCGGCCGCTTCAGCGCCACCTCCATGGTGGGCGGGGTGGCGCTGGGGTTTGCCCTGGGCTACGACGCCTTTCTCGATATCCTGCGCGGGGCCAACGACATGGATCTGGCCGCCGAGGAGCGGGACCTCCGCCGCAATCCGGCCCTGCTGCTGGCGCTTCTGGGCGTCTGGAACCGCAGCTTCCTGGGCTGCGAGACCCTGGCGGTGCTACCCTACAGCCAGGCCCTGCACCGGTTCACCGCCCACCTGCAGCAGTGCGACATGGAGTCCAACGGCAAGGGCATCACCCGCCAGGGCCAGCCCGTGGTCGGGGGCACCGGACCGGTGGTGTGGGGGGAGCCGGGCACCAACGGCCAGCACGCCTTCTACCAGCTCCTCCATCAAGGGACAACCCTGGTGCCGGTGGAATTCATTGGCTTTCGCCACAGCCAGCGCGACATTGACCTCCTGGTGCAGGGCACCACCTGCCAGGACAAGCTCCTGGCCAATCTCCTGGCCCAGGCCCAGGCCATGGCCTGCGGTCAGAAGAGCGCCAACCCCAACCGGGCCTTTGCCGGCAACCGGCCAAGCTCCATCATCATGGCCGAACGGCTCACCCCTTACACCATGGGCGCGATCCTGGCCCTCTACGAGGCCAAGATCGTCTTCATGGGCTTCATCTGGGATATCAACTCCTTCGACCAGGAGGGCGTGCAGCTGGGCAAGAAGCTGGCCTCCCGCCTGCTTGGCCATCTTGAGGCCCGGCGCCAGAATCCGCGCCACGATGGCGCGGCCGGAGACCCGGTGGGCTGGGCCCTGCTGGCCGCCGCCGATCTCGTGCCCCCCTCCAGCCAACCTAGCCCGACACGGGAGCCTTGA
- a CDS encoding PilZ domain-containing protein encodes MGDENVISSTKKELPLAIGLALSLSPMKQQNIRGQTLVIGAKVKEFILVETPKIGFSERLVIPIEEDFLHCIFTNGGWSYNFISKYVRTLDDERLTLIEYPSRYTASRLRKHDRIPIHLKGQAVFPNHRPVPITVRDLCETGCGLTAAGLLAVTKNMDCQLDFPLPNGRKVTGIPAKIRKIERSDLKRTTTVGVEFVAGHEELEKVIGFCQLYRTFFEAGE; translated from the coding sequence ATGGGCGACGAAAACGTCATCTCTTCGACCAAGAAGGAACTGCCGCTGGCCATCGGCCTGGCCTTGAGCCTCAGCCCGATGAAGCAGCAGAACATCCGCGGCCAGACCCTGGTCATCGGCGCCAAGGTCAAGGAGTTCATCCTGGTCGAAACCCCGAAGATCGGCTTCAGCGAGCGGCTGGTGATCCCCATCGAGGAGGATTTCCTCCACTGCATCTTCACCAATGGCGGCTGGTCCTACAATTTCATCAGCAAGTATGTACGGACGTTGGACGATGAGCGGCTGACCCTGATCGAATACCCCAGCCGCTACACCGCCAGCCGGCTCCGCAAGCACGACCGGATCCCCATCCATCTCAAGGGGCAGGCCGTCTTCCCCAACCACCGGCCGGTGCCGATCACGGTCCGGGATCTGTGCGAAACCGGCTGCGGGCTCACGGCGGCAGGACTTCTGGCCGTGACCAAGAACATGGACTGCCAGCTGGATTTTCCCCTGCCCAACGGCCGCAAGGTGACCGGCATCCCGGCCAAAATCCGGAAGATCGAGCGATCGGATCTCAAGAGGACCACAACGGTGGGCGTGGAGTTCGTGGCCGGCCATGAAGAGCTGGAGAAGGTGATCGGCTTCTGCCAGCTCTACCGGACCTTCTTCGAGGCCGGGGAGTGA
- a CDS encoding HDOD domain-containing protein: protein MPSLSTTVTRVLEICNNPTTSPNDLNRVISLDPVLTGQVLKLINSAYYSLPNQVTSLTRAIIMLGLNTVKNLALSTAVLHSLGGARSFQALTMDEFWTHSIGVGVLAKAMAAALGVPAAEREEYFVAGLLHDLGKIPMNNRFAAEYGQAVQLARLEQGALLRAELTILGLEHCQVGGLIADKWQLSVPLRGSLRHHHDPAQADQAARPLVAVVGLANLYINAFEIGSAADPHPDPYLLTDLLGQVGVTWSQLTDLHPTVLAQIDNAKIFLRIAQRG, encoded by the coding sequence ATGCCAAGCCTGTCGACCACGGTGACCCGGGTCCTGGAGATCTGCAACAACCCCACCACTTCCCCGAACGATCTCAACCGGGTGATCTCCCTGGATCCGGTGCTCACCGGTCAGGTCCTGAAGCTCATCAATTCCGCCTATTACAGCCTGCCCAACCAGGTGACGTCGCTGACCCGGGCCATCATCATGCTCGGCCTCAATACGGTCAAGAACCTGGCCTTGAGCACCGCGGTGCTGCACAGCCTGGGGGGGGCCCGCTCGTTCCAGGCCCTGACCATGGATGAGTTCTGGACCCACTCCATCGGCGTCGGCGTGCTGGCCAAGGCGATGGCGGCGGCCCTGGGCGTTCCGGCCGCCGAGCGGGAGGAGTATTTCGTGGCCGGCCTGCTCCACGATCTGGGCAAGATCCCCATGAACAACCGCTTTGCCGCCGAATACGGCCAGGCCGTACAGCTCGCCCGTCTCGAACAGGGGGCTTTGCTCCGGGCCGAGCTGACCATCCTCGGCCTCGAGCACTGCCAGGTCGGAGGACTCATCGCCGACAAGTGGCAGCTGAGCGTCCCCTTGCGGGGAAGCCTGCGCCACCATCATGACCCGGCCCAGGCTGACCAGGCAGCGCGTCCCCTGGTTGCCGTGGTGGGCCTGGCCAACCTTTATATCAACGCCTTTGAGATCGGCTCGGCCGCAGATCCCCATCCCGACCCTTACCTCCTGACCGACCTCCTGGGGCAGGTCGGGGTGACCTGGAGCCAGCTGACCGACCTGCACCCCACCGTGCTGGCCCAGATCGACAACGCCAAGATCTTTCTCAGAATCGCCCAACGGGGGTAG
- a CDS encoding glycosyltransferase: protein MRSKSSIAIITVVAALNLFVWAFFNRPQPAMPWAGTIRGVSFSPYHEGQSPFANRFPSAEEIDQDLAFLADKVASVRTYTSTDGFDQVPALAARHGLRVTAGAWLDRRKDRNDKEVENLIASTRGTSNIDRLMVGNEVMLRADMPVRELIGHIRKVRKATRLDVSTAEPWHVWLKYPELAREVDFITIHLLPYWESIPAPQALEWVIAQYDRVKEAFPGKHVVIGEVGWPSEGERFGKARASLVSEAKFLRAFFNLAQERGYDYFIMEAFDQPWKRTLEGVVGCHWGIFDVNRQAKFPMVGEVVEVALWPWQAGAAGLLAVVPMVLFLIHFQNLRQQGRLFMAFLIQATASLVVWSAFVPFTYDLTTVGKVVWAFLLPAQLLLLAVVLINGLELAEMLWTRTWRRFFPARTDELSAAPMVSLHLAICNEPPEMVKETLSALARLDYPNFEVLVIDNNTRDDALWQPVAEHCAALGPRFRFFHLPKWPGYKAGALNFALKETSPEAEIFGVVDSDYVVEPNWLRAVVPYFEKASVGFVQAPQDNRAWEGNTFKEMINWEYNGFFQIGMVQRNERNAIIQHGTMTLIRKAAMDRLGGWSEWCICEDAELGLRLMAEHYEAVYVNHEFGRGLTPETFAGYKTQRFRWVYGAVQIVKRHWRSLLSGRDGRLTAGQRFHFLAGWLPWFADAVHLIFAMGGVFWTVGILLWPKHFEFPLTVFTVPLFAVFVGKMLHALVLYRARVRCTVKQRLGAAVAGMGLTHIIARAVLTGLTTNGRPFLRTPKAEDKPALVKGFLMAWEELELFGILWLSALCILFRYGLDFPEAVLWSAVLIVQSAPYGSALATSLANAMPQLSWRRLLAVDWRRRVVPAAAKLATQTVNVPANKP from the coding sequence ATGCGCTCCAAGTCGTCCATTGCCATCATCACGGTGGTCGCGGCTCTCAACCTCTTTGTCTGGGCGTTCTTCAACCGCCCCCAGCCGGCCATGCCCTGGGCCGGCACGATCCGCGGTGTCTCCTTCAGCCCTTACCACGAGGGCCAGAGTCCCTTTGCCAACCGCTTCCCCAGCGCGGAAGAGATCGACCAGGATCTGGCCTTCCTGGCCGACAAGGTGGCGTCGGTCCGGACGTACACCTCCACCGACGGCTTTGACCAGGTGCCGGCCCTGGCGGCCAGGCACGGTCTCAGGGTCACCGCCGGGGCCTGGCTCGACCGCCGGAAGGACCGCAACGACAAGGAGGTCGAAAACCTCATCGCCAGCACCCGGGGCACCAGCAACATCGACCGGCTGATGGTGGGCAACGAGGTGATGCTGCGGGCGGACATGCCGGTGCGGGAGCTCATCGGCCACATCCGCAAGGTGCGCAAGGCCACCCGGCTGGACGTGAGCACCGCCGAGCCCTGGCACGTGTGGCTCAAGTATCCGGAGCTGGCCCGGGAGGTGGATTTCATCACCATCCACCTGCTGCCGTACTGGGAATCCATCCCGGCCCCCCAGGCCCTGGAGTGGGTCATCGCCCAGTACGATCGGGTGAAAGAGGCCTTCCCCGGCAAGCATGTGGTGATCGGCGAGGTGGGCTGGCCCAGCGAGGGCGAGCGCTTCGGCAAGGCCCGGGCCAGCCTGGTCAGCGAGGCCAAGTTCCTGCGCGCCTTCTTCAACCTGGCCCAGGAGCGGGGCTACGATTATTTCATCATGGAGGCCTTCGACCAGCCCTGGAAGCGGACCCTGGAAGGGGTGGTGGGCTGCCACTGGGGCATCTTCGATGTCAACCGCCAGGCCAAGTTCCCCATGGTCGGCGAGGTGGTGGAGGTGGCGCTGTGGCCGTGGCAGGCCGGTGCCGCCGGCCTGCTGGCCGTGGTGCCCATGGTGCTCTTTCTCATCCATTTCCAGAACCTGCGGCAGCAGGGCCGGCTCTTCATGGCCTTTCTCATCCAGGCCACCGCTTCCCTGGTGGTCTGGAGCGCCTTTGTGCCCTTCACCTACGACCTGACCACGGTGGGCAAGGTGGTGTGGGCCTTCCTGCTGCCCGCCCAGCTCCTGCTCCTGGCGGTGGTGCTCATCAACGGCCTGGAGCTGGCCGAGATGCTCTGGACCCGCACCTGGCGCCGTTTCTTCCCGGCCCGCACCGATGAGCTGAGCGCGGCACCGATGGTATCGCTGCACCTGGCCATCTGCAACGAGCCGCCGGAGATGGTCAAGGAGACCCTGAGCGCTTTGGCCCGGCTGGATTATCCCAACTTCGAGGTCCTGGTGATCGACAACAACACCAGGGACGATGCCCTCTGGCAGCCGGTGGCCGAGCATTGCGCCGCCCTGGGACCCCGCTTCCGCTTCTTCCATCTGCCCAAGTGGCCGGGCTACAAGGCCGGCGCCCTCAATTTTGCCCTCAAGGAGACGAGTCCCGAGGCGGAGATCTTCGGGGTGGTCGACTCGGATTACGTGGTCGAGCCCAACTGGCTGCGGGCGGTGGTGCCCTATTTCGAGAAGGCCTCGGTGGGCTTCGTCCAGGCCCCCCAGGACAACCGGGCCTGGGAGGGCAACACCTTCAAGGAGATGATCAACTGGGAGTACAACGGCTTCTTCCAGATCGGCATGGTGCAGCGCAACGAGCGCAACGCCATCATCCAGCACGGCACCATGACCCTGATCCGCAAGGCGGCCATGGACAGGCTGGGCGGCTGGAGCGAGTGGTGCATCTGCGAGGATGCCGAGCTGGGGCTGCGGCTGATGGCCGAGCACTATGAAGCGGTCTACGTCAACCACGAGTTCGGCCGGGGGCTTACGCCGGAGACCTTTGCCGGCTACAAGACCCAGCGCTTCCGCTGGGTGTACGGGGCGGTACAGATCGTGAAGCGGCATTGGCGGAGCCTGCTTTCCGGCCGGGACGGGCGCCTGACGGCTGGCCAGCGGTTCCATTTTCTGGCCGGCTGGCTGCCCTGGTTCGCCGATGCCGTGCATCTCATCTTTGCCATGGGCGGCGTCTTCTGGACGGTGGGCATTCTCCTGTGGCCCAAGCATTTCGAGTTCCCGCTCACGGTCTTCACCGTGCCGCTCTTTGCTGTCTTTGTGGGCAAGATGCTGCACGCCCTGGTGCTCTACCGGGCCAGGGTGCGCTGCACGGTGAAGCAGCGGCTGGGGGCAGCCGTGGCGGGCATGGGGCTGACCCATATCATCGCCCGGGCGGTCCTGACCGGTCTGACCACCAACGGCCGTCCCTTCCTGCGCACCCCCAAGGCCGAGGACAAGCCGGCGCTGGTCAAAGGCTTCCTCATGGCCTGGGAGGAGCTGGAGCTCTTTGGCATCCTCTGGCTGTCGGCCCTGTGCATCCTCTTCCGCTATGGTCTGGACTTCCCGGAAGCGGTGCTGTGGAGCGCGGTGCTGATCGTGCAGTCGGCCCCCTACGGCAGCGCCTTGGCCACCTCCCTGGCCAACGCCATGCCCCAGTTGTCCTGGCGTCGCCTGCTGGCTGTGGATTGGCGCCGGCGGGTGGTGCCGGCGGCGGCCAAGCTGGCGACCCAGACGGTGAACGTGCCTGCCAACAAGCCTTGA
- a CDS encoding MBL fold metallo-hydrolase, whose product MRVRFWGVRGSIPCPGPTTVRYGGNTPCLELRLPDRDRLVIIDAGSGLRELGNALLGRDLARGPLVTQLFLTHTHWDHIMGFPFFVPIYIPGTRLTVYGPATYEDESLADIVGGQLTYRYFPVRQTDLAANIQYVHLREGRYDLGEGLVVSTKYLNHPVLCLGYRFEYRGLTLCTAYDTEPFANVFCTDPGDPAFDEAIAEEGARAAAEENARVEAFFAGADLLIYDAQYTREEYQASKRGWGHSPMDHAVAAARRAGVRRLALFHHEPLRTDDQLDAQAAIHASGPDDPGPEIFFAREGTEIDLATGS is encoded by the coding sequence ATGCGGGTACGCTTCTGGGGGGTACGGGGCTCCATCCCCTGCCCTGGACCGACCACGGTGCGCTATGGCGGGAACACCCCCTGCCTGGAGCTCCGCCTTCCCGACCGGGACCGGCTGGTGATCATCGATGCCGGCAGCGGCCTCCGGGAGCTGGGCAATGCCCTCCTGGGCCGGGATCTGGCCCGGGGGCCCCTGGTCACCCAGCTTTTCCTCACCCACACCCACTGGGACCACATCATGGGCTTTCCCTTCTTCGTGCCCATCTACATCCCAGGCACCAGGCTGACGGTATACGGCCCGGCCACCTACGAGGACGAAAGCCTGGCGGACATCGTCGGCGGCCAGCTCACCTACCGCTACTTCCCGGTACGCCAGACCGATCTGGCGGCCAACATCCAGTACGTCCATCTCCGGGAGGGCCGCTACGACCTCGGGGAGGGCCTGGTCGTGTCCACCAAGTATCTCAACCATCCGGTGCTCTGCCTGGGCTACCGCTTCGAATACCGGGGGCTGACGCTGTGCACCGCCTACGACACCGAGCCCTTTGCCAATGTCTTCTGCACCGACCCTGGTGACCCGGCTTTCGACGAGGCCATAGCGGAGGAAGGGGCCCGGGCGGCTGCCGAGGAGAATGCCCGGGTTGAGGCCTTTTTTGCCGGCGCCGACCTGTTGATCTACGACGCCCAGTACACCCGGGAGGAATACCAGGCCAGCAAGCGGGGCTGGGGCCATTCGCCGATGGACCACGCCGTGGCCGCCGCCCGCCGGGCCGGCGTCCGGCGGCTGGCCCTCTTCCACCACGAGCCCCTGCGCACCGACGACCAGCTGGACGCCCAGGCCGCCATCCATGCCTCGGGTCCGGATGACCCGGGACCCGAAATCTTCTTTGCCCGGGAGGGGACGGAGATTGACCTCGCCACCGGCTCTTGA